The DNA window CAGGGCATCCGGTATTTCGTATTCATGTGTCTGGCCTTTAATGGTCATACGTATACCTCCGTTGGTAATGGTGTTGGTATGTGTATGCGACACGCCAAAAATCAGCAGCAGCTGTTCGTCTGAAATACACCGTTGTCCGGATGAATCGCTGGCATTAAAAGCGGCTATCCATTCTTCCTGGCGGCTGCGGCCTGTTGCGGGGTTTCGCTCATGGCGCAAGCCTTCAATAAAGGTTTGTAATATTGGAAAGGCTTCTTCTTTTTCCGGGAAAAGTTTTTTTTGTTTTGCCAGATGATCGGGATTGAGACGACTGCGGGAAGTGATGTTGTTGCCTGCATAGTTATCGAAGCGACGCAGATGCTGATGCCAGCGTTTACCAAAGGTCCGTTCTATATATTTGGAGCGGGGAGCCCTTGCCGCCGCAGGAAAATATCCGGCATCGATTTGTTGATAAAATGATTCCAGCGCCTTTAGGTTCCATCTGTCTGTTTGCAGCTGATGTGGCAGGTACCAGGAGCCCGTGAGTTGATGTATGTGGTGCATAGCATCGAGATAAGCCATTTTCACAAGGTCGGTACTGATATTATCTGCATAGAAGTAACCCAGTGGATAATCATTAAAAGCATCGCTGATAACAACTGCTTTAAACCGGTGGTAGTAGCGGGTAACAAGCTGTTGCTCGTTGCCTGCATGCTCATCTCTGAAATACAGATCTACATCGTTGTCATCAGAACCAACGAGCAACAGCGGTGCGGATGGACGGTTCCGTTTTGTTTGTTTACCAAACTGGTTGTACCATGCAGCACTGCCTTCCCGGAAGAGTTGCAGCTGGTAATAATTGTTGCGTCTGTGATTACCTACTGTGGCGGCGGTAATCGCTGCATAGGCATGCTGAACCGCCCATTGATTATAAGCCCTGGCAATGACAGTATCATCATGCTGATTCGGATGTGCTATCAGCTCCAGTAACATGGATTCTGATAATTCATCTTTTATCTTCGCACTGTTCTGGTTTCCAAACCGCCAGTCTATCAGGCTGGCGTAGCTTAATTCCTGATACTGCCGGATTTTTTCGTTCAGTCTTTTATAGCTGTGTGGTAATAGAATGTCGTGCGTGACAATCAACTCCAGTACAGTTTTCCAGAATGTTTCCTTACTGATGCCCAGCTGTTTCCGGATGAAATATTTTTCTTTGCATACCTGTACCAGCATATCCAGCCAGGCGGCAGCGGTGACGTACTTTTCCACATGTCCTACAGGCAGGCATTTGTTTTCACCATAACGATAGTCCAGGAAAAATTTTTCGGCACGCGGATCTTTCCTGATCAGATGGAGCAGGGGTTGTTTGCATACATAAGCACGTGGATCGCCGTATTTCGCTATAACCAGCTCTTTATATGCCTCAGGTAAAGAGGCATATACAATCAGTACAGAACGGCCATTACCGCCGCGTTCCAGCACTTCTATTTTGTTTCTGCTTTTTAAGGAATCATAAGTTCCTTTGGGGACAAGGCCTCCGGGGTTCTCCTTTGTTTTTATAAATTCGTGCCCTTCTATGCACAATCTGTTACGGGGATCAAACTTCATAGGTTAACAACTTATAACAAGGACTGTAGCCAACATTTTAGGCCGTTTTGATTTTAATTGATACATTTATCGTTTTTTCTCTATTAAAACCATATCGCAAAAATATAACTTTTCTTATAAAGTCAAAATCTTTCTATAACTTTTTCTATATTTATCAGTAATGACAGACGGACAACGTATTTTATATATCAGAAAGCTGATTAAAAAGAGTCAGCAGGATTTTGCGCTGATGTTGGGCATATCACAGGCAGCGCTTTCTGACATCGAGAATGAAAAGAACGGTATATCATATCCGGTATTCAAACGTTTGGTGGAAGAAGTGGGGATTCATCCCTATTGGTTTATGTGGGAGCAGGACCCGATTTTCCGGGATAACAGCTTTCATGATAAATATAAGATTAGTTATAAAGATGCAAGCCCAACTGCAAGCGTAAGTGCAAGCGCAACCTCCAAAAAGGCCACAGGAAAGAAGTCTGGCGTGCAACCGGAGGTAACGATGGAGGATATACTCAAAGAACTGACTATGCTGAGAGGAGAAGTGAGCAAAATCAAGCAGGAAGGGAAGAAGAGCCGATAATGCCTGATTTAGTATTTATTTTAATCAGACCCCTTTTAATCCAATAAACCCAAAAATCCGCTACAGCAAAGGGCCCCGCTGGAATTAACCCTTTTCCCCAGACAATGTTACCAACCCGCTGCAGTGGCTATCAATATATAAATCACCATAGCTGTTTTAAGACGAATCGTTTTAGCAGTATTACATCCGATCTTCTGTAAAATCCGGATAAAAAAATATAAATTGGCTGAGGTTGTGTTAGCACCTTACCATTAAACCGGACCAATGTCAACAGAAGAGGATCTCCATAGTGTACAATGGGAGCGACTTAGAAATGGCGACAAACAGGCATTGTTTGCGCTGTATAACAGCACCTATGCCCATCTGCTGCGTTTCGGCCTGAAACTCTGTGGCAACGATGAGCTGGTAAAAGACTGTATCACCCAGTTGTTTTTACAGCTATGGAATAAACATGCCCAGCTGAAACCAGTTACTAACGTGCCCGCCTATCTGTTTACTGCTCTTAAACGGCAGTTACTGGATCAGTTGGCCTATCAGTCACGGATACACGATGCTATCAGTAAGATAACCGGAAAAGAAGAAGAGAATGAGTTATCTTATGAAGAGATCATCATCCGGGTACAACAGGACGACGAAATCAAACAGCGGTTGCATAGCGCTATAAAAGCACTCACCCCCAGGCAAATTGAGCTGATACGCCTTAAATTTTTTGAAGGACTTAGTTATGAACAGATCGCCGCACAAACTTCACAAACGGTGAAAACGGCCTATAATACGGTCTATGACGCCATTAAAACCCTCCGGAAAAAACTTTCCTGAAAAAAAGTTGCTCAACGCTTAGGAAAAAATGAAAATACTGCCGTCAGTATAAGAAAGGGTATCAGCATGAACTTCCTGGATTATGATGCAACGGAACTTGCATGTGACGAATCTTTCCAGCGTTATTGCCGGGAAGAATGCGAAGCTGACATAATATTCTGGTCGGACTGGATAGCCAGGCATCCCGTGAAAGCAGCTGTGATGGCAGAAGCCAGACAGCTGGTGGAAATACTGTCTGCCCGCCAGGGGGGCCGCGCAGAACAGCTAAAACATTTGAAGGATGGCCTGGCACAGTACGACCTGTTACAAGAGGCTTTACTGGAGCCAGTACCCGTAACGGTAGCCCGGCAAAGGTTACCGGTATGGAAATACGCTGCCATAGTGGGCGGCGTAGTAGTACTGGCTGCCGGTACCTATTTTTTTAGCCGGTATGGCCATGGTACCATGGCCGGACAGCCCGGCGCTACCATCATAGCGGCCGGAGAGGAACCACGTAAATCTGTTGTATTACCCGACGGCTCTTCCCTTATCCTGCGGAAGAACAGCCGCGTGGAGCTGGCACCGGGATTTAATCAGCAGAACAGAGAGCTTACACTGACAGGTGAAGCTTTTTTTGATGTCAACCAGAATGCAAAGCTCCCTTTTATGGTGCATACGGCTTTGCTGGATATTAAAGTATTGGGGACTGTATTTAATGTCAGCGCCTATGTAGGACACCCCGCTACAGAAGCGGCCCTGTTCAGGGGAAAAGTAGAAATCACCTGTGTGCAGCAGCCGCAGCAGAAAATTGTACTGCAGCCCAACCAGAAACTCACCATCCTGACAGATGCCACCAACCAGTCATCCGCTAAAACACCCCTGCTAAAGGTAGTACCACTCGATGCCGACCCGGTGGATCACAAAGCCCGGGAGATTGCCTGGGTACGCAACCGCCTCGAAATGGAGAATGAACCACTATCAGAGATTGCCGGTAAACTGGAGCAATGGTATGGTATCAGGATTGCCTTTGCCGACGAAGCCGTGAAACAGTATCGTTATTCAGGCACTTTTGAAAGTGAAACCATTCTGAAAGCACTGGACGCATTGCAGTTATCCTATCCCTTTAATTTCAAAATGGTAAACGACACAATTATTATCAGTAAATAAAAATCATCGCAATACATCATCAACCAAAGTAAAACGGGGAAGTGTTGGCCCACCTCCCCGGAAATAGGCCAGATAATGTCCTGTACGATCATCAACTAAACCCAATCAAAGGTATGGTAAAACTTGTATTCCTGAAATGGAAAGGGAAATCTGTTCCCGCCGGCAAACTGTTGCTCACTATGAAATTGACCATCTTGCTTTTTTTGACCTGCCTGCAGGTACAGGCTATTTGTTTCGCGCAGGAATCCATTACCCTGCAAGTCAGGGAAACAAGTATCAAACAGTTACTCAAAACCCTGGAACACCAAACCGCCTATCGGTTTGTATTTCATGACAAGACATTGCCGGAAGACAGGAAAGTGTCTGTTTCCGCCAAAGGCGCCACACTCCAGGCCGTACTTTCACAAGCCTTTGCCGGCACACGCCTGGCCTGGTCCCAGAAAGAAGACGGGCTGGTAGTAGTGTACGCCAGCGACCAGGCTGCCCCAAAAGCCGCGGTAGACATGACTATCCGCGGAACAGTAAAAGGCATCGATAACCTCCCGCTGCCCGGTGTGACGGTAAGAGCGGTAGGCACCAATGCCGGTGCACTCACTGCTGCCGATGGAACCTATTCACTCACCGCACCTGATAATGCCCGTCTGCTACAGTTTTCGCTGGTAGGCTACACTACCAGACAGGTGGAGATCAGTAACAGACACGAAATTAATGTTACCCTGCAGGAAGATGTGAAGACACTGAACGCAGTAACGGTAACCGGCTATACGAACTATGCCAGGGACAAGTCCACCGCTTCTGCCGGCGTAGTAGGGGCCGACAAAATAACACAGGTACCAATGGCCAGCTTCGAACAGATCCTCCAGGGGCGTGTGCCCGGCATGATGGTGTCTGCCGGCTCCGGTCAGCCCGGAACAGCTGCCACCGTTACCGTCAGAGGTGTAGGTACCATCAACGGCAGCTCCTCTGTATTATACGTGATGGATGGTATTCCTATCGAAGCAGGACAGTTTCAGGGTATCAACCCCGAAGACATCGCCTCAGTGACTGTATTAAAAGATGCTTCTGCCAAAGCGCTCTATGGCTCCCGCGGCTCCAATGGTGTGATCGTTATCACCACCAAAAAAGGACAGGCGGGTAAAGTATCTTTTTCCTATAAATCACAATACGGCTTCTCTAATATGACCACGCCCAAATTCAAGATGATGAACTCCGCAGAACATCTGCAGTTCGAAGAAGAGATAGGGCTGGAAACCGGTTCCAATCTGGGCCCCGGCTGGGAGTACTCAAAAAAGAACCCCAACTATGCCACCAAAACACCCGAAGAACAAAGGCAAGCGGATCATATATTGGACAGCCTGAGAAATACCAACACTGACTGGCGTAAGATATTCCTGCAAAACGGCCAGTTCCAGGAACATCAGCTGAGTGCCAGCGGCGGCAATGATAACGTTCGTTTTTACAGCTCACTGAACTATTACGATCAGCAGGGTATCGCCAGACGCTCCGGCTTAAAACGTTATAGCCTTAAAAACAATGTGGACTTCAATGCCGGCCGGTTGACCGCCAACATCAACGTGGGACTCGCCTATTCAGAATCTTCCTTCATTGAAAGAGAAGCTTCCAGCAGCGGCCAGAACCCGCTGGCAGCTGTATATTACGCGTTGCCTTATGAATATCCTTATGCAGCGGATGGTACGCTGGTCACTAACTATAACGATGACGTATACCCTGTATATGATCTGCGTGAAGGCAGCAATGCACTCGAAGCCCTGCTTAACACCAGCAGCAAAGACAACCAGTTGAAAAGCATCATCGGTACATCCCTGAATTTCACCATCGCTAAAGGGCTGGTAGCTAAAACCAGACTGGGTCTCGATTTCAGGGAAACTACCACAGAACGTTATGTAAACCCGGATTCCTACTCCGGTTACAAAGTAGACA is part of the Chitinophaga flava genome and encodes:
- a CDS encoding RNA polymerase sigma factor, which encodes MSTEEDLHSVQWERLRNGDKQALFALYNSTYAHLLRFGLKLCGNDELVKDCITQLFLQLWNKHAQLKPVTNVPAYLFTALKRQLLDQLAYQSRIHDAISKITGKEEENELSYEEIIIRVQQDDEIKQRLHSAIKALTPRQIELIRLKFFEGLSYEQIAAQTSQTVKTAYNTVYDAIKTLRKKLS
- a CDS encoding FecR family protein, which translates into the protein MNFLDYDATELACDESFQRYCREECEADIIFWSDWIARHPVKAAVMAEARQLVEILSARQGGRAEQLKHLKDGLAQYDLLQEALLEPVPVTVARQRLPVWKYAAIVGGVVVLAAGTYFFSRYGHGTMAGQPGATIIAAGEEPRKSVVLPDGSSLILRKNSRVELAPGFNQQNRELTLTGEAFFDVNQNAKLPFMVHTALLDIKVLGTVFNVSAYVGHPATEAALFRGKVEITCVQQPQQKIVLQPNQKLTILTDATNQSSAKTPLLKVVPLDADPVDHKAREIAWVRNRLEMENEPLSEIAGKLEQWYGIRIAFADEAVKQYRYSGTFESETILKALDALQLSYPFNFKMVNDTIIISK
- a CDS encoding helix-turn-helix domain-containing protein; its protein translation is MTDGQRILYIRKLIKKSQQDFALMLGISQAALSDIENEKNGISYPVFKRLVEEVGIHPYWFMWEQDPIFRDNSFHDKYKISYKDASPTASVSASATSKKATGKKSGVQPEVTMEDILKELTMLRGEVSKIKQEGKKSR
- a CDS encoding TonB-dependent receptor; translated protein: MVKLVFLKWKGKSVPAGKLLLTMKLTILLFLTCLQVQAICFAQESITLQVRETSIKQLLKTLEHQTAYRFVFHDKTLPEDRKVSVSAKGATLQAVLSQAFAGTRLAWSQKEDGLVVVYASDQAAPKAAVDMTIRGTVKGIDNLPLPGVTVRAVGTNAGALTAADGTYSLTAPDNARLLQFSLVGYTTRQVEISNRHEINVTLQEDVKTLNAVTVTGYTNYARDKSTASAGVVGADKITQVPMASFEQILQGRVPGMMVSAGSGQPGTAATVTVRGVGTINGSSSVLYVMDGIPIEAGQFQGINPEDIASVTVLKDASAKALYGSRGSNGVIVITTKKGQAGKVSFSYKSQYGFSNMTTPKFKMMNSAEHLQFEEEIGLETGSNLGPGWEYSKKNPNYATKTPEEQRQADHILDSLRNTNTDWRKIFLQNGQFQEHQLSASGGNDNVRFYSSLNYYDQQGIARRSGLKRYSLKNNVDFNAGRLTANINVGLAYSESSFIEREASSSGQNPLAAVYYALPYEYPYAADGTLVTNYNDDVYPVYDLREGSNALEALLNTSSKDNQLKSIIGTSLNFTIAKGLVAKTRLGLDFRETTTERYVNPDSYSGYKVDNGEKGSFGEGVTRNFTLVTTSGLTYSKNIANRHDFEVSGYFEFTKNNYRAFDYTGFDLDGRLPATPAAITPGSPFSPVLGGGRTRSALASYIAVGRYTFDEKYTLNASFRYDGASTVPPSNRWHGFYSVGIGWEVKKENFLRDVSFVDNLRFRASYGTSANPFSTLGPFAYFRTYGTDQYAGHPAIVPSTPGNLGYDWEYAKELNVGFDLGIWNNRIRIVTDVYNKITNNLFIDQPLSITSGFSSMFLNSGAMRNRGIEMDVQVDVLKRKDFTWNVGFNFAYNKNVITDLGGANEFAQGNSQIVRVGLPYGSHYAPKWAGVDPQTGNPLYYDRTGKTTSDYNETALSVAEFGTYIPPFTGGFNTGVNWKGIYLNALFTFADKTMRYLNEDYYNENPAFASSNQSVRMLYDRWKKPNDNAILPRFGTKRGYSSRDIQDASYLRLRNVSIGYNLPKTVLSQLKFVQGVQIFAQAQNLYTWTKWKSFDPENANGEGRFDYPSARTYTFGLNVNF
- a CDS encoding Mu transposase C-terminal domain-containing protein, producing the protein MKFDPRNRLCIEGHEFIKTKENPGGLVPKGTYDSLKSRNKIEVLERGGNGRSVLIVYASLPEAYKELVIAKYGDPRAYVCKQPLLHLIRKDPRAEKFFLDYRYGENKCLPVGHVEKYVTAAAWLDMLVQVCKEKYFIRKQLGISKETFWKTVLELIVTHDILLPHSYKRLNEKIRQYQELSYASLIDWRFGNQNSAKIKDELSESMLLELIAHPNQHDDTVIARAYNQWAVQHAYAAITAATVGNHRRNNYYQLQLFREGSAAWYNQFGKQTKRNRPSAPLLLVGSDDNDVDLYFRDEHAGNEQQLVTRYYHRFKAVVISDAFNDYPLGYFYADNISTDLVKMAYLDAMHHIHQLTGSWYLPHQLQTDRWNLKALESFYQQIDAGYFPAAARAPRSKYIERTFGKRWHQHLRRFDNYAGNNITSRSRLNPDHLAKQKKLFPEKEEAFPILQTFIEGLRHERNPATGRSRQEEWIAAFNASDSSGQRCISDEQLLLIFGVSHTHTNTITNGGIRMTIKGQTHEYEIPDALYLRNVGKKVQLIYDPFDLSRILVTDGQQLRFVAHTQQKLPAARADYQEGDEARLWQHLHNKKELVKMITDKKRNRESLLEQNRTNAAALLQARVMIKEIKQQAEDNILEFIPSVTSDFDPLDLM